Proteins co-encoded in one Capsicum annuum cultivar UCD-10X-F1 chromosome 9, UCD10Xv1.1, whole genome shotgun sequence genomic window:
- the LOC124887394 gene encoding uncharacterized protein LOC124887394, producing the protein MAMLKHLLINVHLVEALKQIPRYAKFIKDLVTKKRVVRYEPEDNLHHCSAISTRSLVQKKADPRAVTIPCTIRSFNIAKVIYDLEASINLMLLAMYKNLVLGDPTPINIRLVMVDRSIKRPVRILHDVLVKVADFILHANFVVLDCEMDLEVPIILGRLLLDTRRVVVDMELNDLKFRFNDKEERIKMHSSTTQQKEMSVF; encoded by the coding sequence atggcaatgttgaagcaTTTACTGATAAATGTGCATTTGGTGGAGGCACTCAAGCAAATTCCAAggtatgctaaattcataaaGGACCTTGTGACCAAGAAAAGAGTAGTGAGATATGAACCGGAGgataatctccaccattgtagtgccATTTCTACACGATCCTTAGTGCAAAAGAAGGCCGACCCTAGAGCAGTCACTATTCCATGTACAATCAGGTCTTTCAATATTGCTAAGGTCATATATGATCTGGAGGCGAGCATAAATCTGATGCTGCTAGCCATGTATAAAAATCTAgttttgggggatcctaccccgatAAACATTCGGTTGGTTATGGTGGATAGGTCTATAAAGCGGCCAGTAagaatattacatgatgtattggtaaaggtggccgactTTATACTTCATgctaattttgtagtcctagactgtgAGATGGATCTTGAagtacccatcattttgggtagactATTACTTGATACTAGGAGAGTAGTAgtggacatggagctgaatgatcttaagttcaggttcaatgacaaagaagAAAGAATCAAAATGCACTCATCCACGACAcagcaaaaggagatgagtgtcttctgA